The Terriglobia bacterium genome has a window encoding:
- a CDS encoding NADPH:quinone oxidoreductase family protein: protein MKSIVVTGNEGPKSLELREVPDPKAGTGEVVVNVTAAGVNFADVRAAQGKYPGGPEPPFVAGREYAGIVEGTGERVMGYSQHSAFAEKVATPRNLIFPAPAEWDLEHCAAFPVNYLTAWLLYWKAGLVKGGTEDPSPVRSGPNQRVLIHAAAGGVGTAAVEIGKQLGIETFGTASTDEKLAKLGGLGLTHGINYMREDYEERVEEITGGEGVNAAFDGLGGEHTGKTIRCLGFLGRVILFGSATGEQPKVNLGQLYLKGTSIHGLWLSKLVANAELIRSALDSMRPWIKSGAIEPQVGAVLPMEHAADAYRMLLERRNYGKIVLKI from the coding sequence ATGAAATCAATCGTTGTGACGGGCAACGAGGGCCCGAAATCGCTGGAGTTGCGTGAGGTTCCGGATCCGAAGGCCGGGACGGGAGAAGTTGTCGTTAACGTCACAGCCGCGGGTGTGAACTTTGCGGACGTTCGGGCGGCGCAAGGGAAGTATCCGGGCGGGCCGGAGCCGCCGTTTGTTGCAGGGCGCGAATATGCGGGAATCGTTGAGGGCACGGGTGAGCGAGTGATGGGGTATTCGCAGCACTCGGCGTTCGCAGAAAAGGTTGCGACGCCTCGGAATCTGATCTTCCCTGCCCCTGCGGAATGGGACTTGGAGCATTGCGCTGCGTTTCCGGTGAACTATCTCACAGCATGGTTGCTGTACTGGAAAGCGGGATTGGTGAAGGGAGGCACCGAGGATCCCTCGCCGGTGAGGTCGGGGCCGAATCAGCGCGTTCTGATCCATGCGGCGGCAGGTGGGGTTGGAACCGCGGCCGTCGAAATCGGAAAACAGCTTGGAATCGAGACTTTCGGGACGGCTTCGACGGATGAAAAGCTGGCGAAACTGGGGGGACTTGGCCTTACGCATGGGATCAACTACATGCGAGAAGATTATGAGGAGCGGGTGGAGGAGATCACCGGCGGGGAAGGCGTCAATGCGGCTTTCGATGGATTAGGCGGGGAGCACACGGGGAAGACCATCCGGTGCCTGGGCTTTCTGGGTCGGGTGATTCTCTTTGGATCCGCAACCGGCGAGCAGCCGAAAGTCAATCTTGGCCAGCTCTATTTGAAGGGAACGAGCATTCACGGATTGTGGTTGAGCAAACTAGTCGCGAATGCGGAGTTGATTCGGTCGGCGCTGGATTCGATGAGGCCGTGGATTAAAAGTGGAGCAATCGAGCCGCAAGTTGGGGCGGTATTGCCTATGGAACATGCGGCTGACGCGTATCGCATGCTGCTGGAGAGACGGAATTACGGGAAGATCGTGTTGAAAATCTAG
- a CDS encoding amino acid racemase → MYRHIGIVACSAEGAALCYRTICDEASSYMGRHMHPEVSMHTFPLGDYMKLINAGDWKGVASLMLGSARKLQSIGADFLLCPDNTIHHAMPYVLPESPLPWLHVVAEVAAEAQRRGLKKLAITGTRVTMEGTIYPEILKKAGIDYRTPSPLDREKIDKIIFDELVNGTFRSESLGIFRAIIERLKSEGCDAVVLGCTEIPLLVTPESSPLPVLDSTRLLARAAIRHAIGGTATAK, encoded by the coding sequence ATGTACCGTCATATCGGCATAGTCGCCTGCAGCGCCGAAGGCGCCGCCCTCTGCTACCGCACCATCTGCGATGAAGCGTCCAGCTACATGGGGCGCCACATGCATCCCGAAGTTTCGATGCATACCTTTCCACTCGGCGATTACATGAAGCTCATTAATGCCGGCGATTGGAAAGGTGTCGCCAGCCTGATGCTCGGCTCTGCGCGCAAACTGCAGTCCATTGGCGCGGACTTCCTCCTCTGCCCGGACAACACGATCCACCACGCCATGCCTTATGTTCTTCCGGAATCGCCGCTCCCGTGGCTGCACGTTGTCGCGGAAGTGGCCGCCGAAGCCCAGCGCCGTGGCCTCAAGAAACTCGCCATCACCGGAACGCGGGTCACGATGGAAGGCACCATCTATCCCGAAATCCTCAAGAAGGCTGGGATCGACTACCGCACACCGTCGCCGCTCGACCGAGAGAAGATCGACAAGATCATCTTCGATGAACTAGTGAACGGCACCTTCCGCTCTGAATCCCTCGGCATCTTCCGCGCCATTATCGAGCGCCTCAAGTCCGAAGGTTGCGACGCCGTCGTCCTCGGATGCACCGAGATCCCGTTGCTGGTTACGCCGGAAAGCTCACCCTTGCCGGTCCTTGACTCCACCCGCCTGCTTGCCCGCGCTGCCATCCGCCACGCCATCGGCGGAACCGCAACCGCAAAATGA